The Lysobacter sp. HDW10 genome window below encodes:
- the radC gene encoding DNA repair protein RadC encodes MHIRDWPIEERPREKLLKRGAPALSDAELLALFIGSGARGEDAVAGARALLIACGGMRGLLDKPTTAMQRLKGLGPARAALLGAALELGNRHQAATLARGDALTDPASAARYFSSRLRASPHEIFAVLFLDTRHRALQFEEMFRGTIDGAEVHPREIVRRALECNAAAIMVGHNHPSGHSEPSAADRAVTQRLKQALALVDIRLLDHFVIGDGPPVSLAARGWI; translated from the coding sequence ATGCACATTCGAGATTGGCCGATTGAAGAACGGCCGCGCGAAAAATTGTTGAAACGCGGCGCACCTGCCTTGTCGGATGCGGAACTGCTGGCCTTGTTCATCGGCAGTGGCGCACGTGGCGAAGATGCTGTCGCAGGCGCGCGCGCCCTCTTAATAGCGTGCGGCGGGATGCGTGGGCTGTTAGATAAGCCCACCACCGCGATGCAACGCTTGAAAGGTTTGGGGCCTGCACGGGCCGCCTTGCTTGGCGCGGCCCTCGAATTGGGCAATCGGCATCAGGCCGCGACTCTGGCGCGCGGCGATGCCTTAACCGATCCTGCCTCTGCCGCGCGCTACTTCAGCAGTCGACTGCGCGCGTCGCCGCACGAAATATTCGCAGTGTTGTTCTTAGATACCCGGCACCGCGCGTTGCAATTTGAAGAGATGTTTCGCGGCACGATTGACGGTGCAGAAGTGCATCCACGGGAAATCGTGCGCCGCGCCTTGGAATGCAATGCGGCCGCGATCATGGTCGGCCACAACCACCCGAGCGGTCACAGCGAACCCAGCGCCGCCGATCGCGCGGTCACCCAGCGACTCAAACAGGCCTTGGCCTTGGTCGATATTCGTTTGCTCGACCACTTTGTGATTGGCGATGGGCCGCCAGTCTCGCTTGCCGCAAGGGGCTGGATTTAG
- the dut gene encoding dUTP diphosphatase, whose translation MSAQRLQVKILDARFGHEWPLPEYATAASAALDLRAATTAAITLQPGGTELVPSGLSIYVEDPGLCAVILPRSGLGHKHGVVLGNGTGLIDADYQGPLMISVWNRSQEAFTIEPGDRIAQLVVLPIVRVTLDVVDAFETSARGEGGFGHTGVR comes from the coding sequence ATGAGTGCGCAACGCCTTCAAGTCAAAATTCTCGATGCACGTTTCGGCCATGAATGGCCATTACCGGAATACGCCACGGCCGCCAGCGCAGCCTTGGATCTTCGTGCCGCGACAACCGCTGCCATCACCCTGCAGCCCGGCGGCACGGAATTGGTGCCTTCAGGCTTAAGCATTTATGTAGAAGACCCCGGCTTGTGCGCAGTGATTCTGCCGCGCTCAGGCCTTGGCCATAAGCACGGCGTGGTGTTGGGCAACGGCACCGGCCTGATTGACGCCGATTATCAAGGGCCATTGATGATCAGCGTCTGGAATCGGAGTCAGGAGGCTTTTACGATAGAGCCGGGTGATCGCATCGCTCAGTTGGTGGTTTTACCTATCGTCCGTGTGACACTGGATGTTGTGGACGCATTTGAAACGAGTGCACGAGGGGAAGGTGGCTTCGGCCACACAGGCGTGCGCTGA
- a CDS encoding phosphomannomutase/phosphoglucomutase: MAKIKLDVGKGSSDQAKTLLGVLLLGLGAFLAWQGVSQKMQGDRIGNVGNLRNGVISTLRPVLKKTVEEAEKAAKDPAVESAVALGDREAAKHAFQTAWPGVERAEVLSPDLEVLYADLSASGYGRTALAESVINTKKSQLAFVKSGSATVLAVGVPLKNGDVALGQVSAAPVMSLVTGAATDGSYVALMQGRSTIASAGDSSIADKAGGQSKDIEGTRLSVLAVTGEVPPGVFGLTVWPSLILGLLGVLGGLWLLLEQAKRRKAAAEARAASTPDEMAGAVIADDGSAVTVSDLVDQHLQANQAARQAREQSLREIAAVRAASGVDKSIFRAYDIRGVVGDTLSKDVAQKIGQAIGSLMHEKGLKDIVVGRDGRLSGLNMVEGLTEGLRAAGRNVIDIGMAPTPVVYYGAYELRTGTCVAVTGSHNPPDYNGFKIVVGGTTLSGDAITDLYTRISEGRLHQAGQQGTVESRDIAPAYIERIASDIQLERPLRVVVDAGNGVAGEVGPAVLEAIGATVERLYCEIDGHFPNHHPDPSEPHNLEDLIDMVARRDADIGLAFDGDGDRLGVVTRAGHNIFPDRLLMLFADDVLTRNPGAVIVHDVKCTGAIGSFVMGRGGSPMMWKTGHSLIKAKMKEEEAELAGEMSGHFFFQERWYGFDDGIYAAARLLEILARRTETADEVFAEIPEGIATPEIKVPVADPHAFVARFSQFNDFDGAKLTKLDGLRADWSDGWGLVRASNTTPILVLRFEANTEERLEEIKEMFRGKLREIDPELELNF, translated from the coding sequence ATGGCGAAGATTAAGTTGGACGTAGGCAAAGGCAGCAGCGATCAAGCAAAGACTTTGCTTGGCGTGCTCCTGTTGGGCTTGGGTGCGTTTCTCGCATGGCAAGGCGTCAGTCAAAAGATGCAGGGTGACCGCATTGGCAATGTGGGCAATTTGCGCAACGGTGTGATCAGCACGTTGAGACCCGTATTGAAAAAGACCGTCGAAGAAGCTGAGAAGGCCGCAAAGGATCCCGCGGTTGAAAGCGCTGTCGCTTTGGGCGATCGCGAAGCCGCAAAACACGCCTTCCAAACCGCGTGGCCGGGTGTTGAACGCGCTGAAGTGCTTTCGCCGGACCTGGAAGTGCTCTACGCCGACTTAAGCGCATCGGGCTATGGCCGCACGGCCCTGGCGGAATCGGTGATCAACACCAAGAAATCCCAACTCGCCTTTGTGAAATCCGGCAGCGCCACCGTGTTGGCGGTGGGTGTGCCATTGAAAAATGGTGACGTCGCTTTGGGTCAAGTATCTGCCGCGCCCGTGATGTCTTTGGTCACCGGTGCAGCGACTGACGGCAGCTATGTCGCGTTGATGCAAGGGCGCTCGACCATCGCGAGCGCGGGTGATTCAAGCATTGCGGATAAAGCAGGTGGTCAAAGCAAAGACATTGAAGGCACGCGATTGTCTGTGCTGGCAGTGACAGGTGAAGTGCCGCCGGGCGTATTCGGACTGACCGTGTGGCCCTCATTGATTCTGGGCTTGTTGGGCGTGTTGGGCGGTCTGTGGTTGTTGCTTGAACAAGCCAAGCGCCGCAAAGCTGCTGCTGAAGCACGTGCCGCATCCACGCCAGACGAAATGGCCGGTGCAGTCATTGCTGATGATGGTTCTGCAGTCACGGTGTCAGATTTGGTCGATCAGCATTTGCAAGCCAACCAAGCGGCACGTCAAGCGCGCGAACAGTCGTTGCGTGAAATCGCCGCGGTCCGTGCGGCTTCCGGTGTGGATAAGAGCATCTTCCGCGCCTACGACATTCGCGGCGTGGTCGGCGACACCTTGTCCAAAGATGTGGCGCAAAAAATCGGCCAAGCCATCGGTAGCCTGATGCACGAGAAGGGATTGAAAGATATCGTCGTGGGACGCGACGGTCGTTTGTCGGGTCTCAACATGGTGGAAGGTCTGACCGAAGGTCTGCGTGCTGCGGGACGCAATGTCATTGATATCGGCATGGCACCCACACCGGTCGTGTACTACGGCGCGTATGAATTGCGCACAGGTACTTGCGTGGCCGTTACCGGCAGTCACAATCCGCCGGATTACAACGGCTTCAAGATTGTAGTCGGCGGTACGACTTTGTCAGGCGATGCCATCACTGATTTGTACACACGCATCAGCGAAGGTCGCCTGCATCAAGCAGGCCAACAAGGGACAGTGGAAAGCCGTGACATCGCGCCGGCATACATCGAGCGCATTGCATCGGATATTCAGTTGGAACGTCCGCTGCGTGTGGTGGTCGATGCGGGGAATGGCGTTGCAGGCGAAGTCGGCCCCGCTGTTCTCGAAGCCATTGGCGCAACCGTTGAACGTTTGTACTGCGAGATCGACGGTCACTTCCCGAATCATCACCCCGATCCGAGCGAACCGCACAATTTGGAAGACCTGATTGATATGGTCGCGCGTCGCGATGCAGATATCGGTTTGGCCTTCGACGGTGACGGTGATCGCCTGGGCGTCGTTACACGCGCGGGTCACAACATCTTCCCGGATCGCTTGCTGATGTTGTTTGCAGACGACGTGCTGACACGTAACCCGGGTGCGGTGATCGTGCATGACGTGAAGTGCACCGGCGCCATTGGTTCCTTCGTGATGGGTCGTGGCGGCAGCCCGATGATGTGGAAGACCGGTCACTCCTTGATCAAAGCGAAGATGAAGGAAGAAGAAGCCGAGCTCGCCGGTGAAATGAGCGGCCACTTCTTCTTCCAAGAACGCTGGTACGGGTTTGATGACGGCATCTACGCGGCCGCGCGCTTGCTGGAAATTCTGGCGCGTCGTACTGAAACGGCCGATGAAGTGTTCGCGGAAATTCCGGAAGGTATCGCAACGCCGGAAATCAAAGTACCCGTGGCCGACCCGCATGCCTTTGTCGCGCGCTTCTCACAGTTCAATGATTTTGATGGCGCGAAGTTGACCAAGTTGGATGGTCTGCGTGCGGATTGGAGCGATGGTTGGGGCTTGGTGCGCGCATCCAATACCACGCCGATCTTGGTGCTGCGCTTTGAAGCGAATACGGAAGAAAGGCTTGAGGAAATCAAGGAAATGTTCCGCGGCAAGTTGCGGGAAATTGATCCTGAGCTCGAGTTGAACTTCTAG
- a CDS encoding ribonucleotide-diphosphate reductase subunit beta — translation MNTNKHLLDPGFELTLRPMRYPKFYEMYRSAIRNTWTVEEVDFSLDVKDLSHKFGDAERHLIERLVAFFATGDSIVSNNLVLNLYQHINAPEARMYLSRQLYEEALHVQFYLTLLDTYLPDPNARARAFDAVETIPSIRKKADFCFKWIDSLQSLRRIETREQRKAFLLNLICFAACIEGLFFFGAFAYVYYLRSRGLLHGLASGTNWVFRDESAHMAFAFEVIETVRAEEPDLFDADLHERVVEMLEEAVDCEYAFAQDTLSGGIAGFSLRDMRTYLEYCADQRLQQLGMPKHFFASNPFPFMDLQDVQELTNFFERRVSAYQVGVTGEVTFDQAF, via the coding sequence ATGAACACGAACAAGCACTTGCTGGACCCGGGCTTTGAGCTGACCTTGCGTCCGATGCGCTACCCCAAGTTCTATGAAATGTATCGCAGCGCAATTCGCAATACGTGGACAGTGGAGGAGGTGGACTTCTCACTTGACGTCAAAGATCTGTCGCACAAATTCGGGGACGCCGAGCGGCATTTGATTGAGCGCCTGGTTGCGTTCTTCGCAACGGGCGATTCCATCGTGTCGAACAATCTGGTCTTGAATTTGTATCAGCACATCAACGCACCGGAAGCGCGCATGTATTTGTCGCGCCAGTTGTATGAAGAGGCACTGCATGTGCAGTTCTATCTGACCTTGCTGGATACCTATTTGCCGGATCCTAATGCGCGTGCGCGCGCATTTGACGCGGTAGAGACGATCCCCTCGATTCGCAAAAAGGCTGATTTTTGCTTTAAGTGGATTGACAGCTTGCAATCGCTACGACGTATTGAAACGCGCGAGCAACGCAAAGCATTCTTGTTGAACCTGATTTGCTTTGCTGCCTGCATTGAAGGCCTGTTCTTCTTCGGCGCGTTTGCCTACGTGTACTACTTGCGTTCGCGGGGTTTGCTGCATGGCTTGGCTTCAGGCACGAATTGGGTGTTCCGCGACGAAAGTGCACACATGGCGTTTGCTTTTGAAGTGATCGAGACCGTTCGCGCGGAGGAGCCCGACCTCTTCGATGCAGATTTGCACGAACGCGTGGTCGAGATGCTGGAAGAGGCCGTCGATTGTGAGTATGCCTTTGCACAAGACACACTGTCTGGCGGCATTGCGGGTTTCTCTTTGCGGGATATGCGCACGTATCTTGAGTATTGCGCCGACCAACGCCTGCAACAATTAGGGATGCCAAAGCATTTCTTCGCGAGCAATCCGTTCCCGTTCATGGATTTACAGGATGTGCAGGAACTGACGAACTTCTTTGAGCGTCGCGTGTCGGCGTATCAGGTCGGCGTGACGGGCGAGGTGACGTTTGATCAGGCGTTCTAG
- a CDS encoding ribonucleoside-diphosphate reductase subunit alpha encodes MTHSSDIAVLAPDTQEPTAFDLTPPPTGASMRVRKRNGQSELVDLNKIVRAITRAADGLHAIDPMRVATRTISGLYDGATTRELDELSIRTAASLTGEEPEYGKLAARLLTEVIEKEVASQEIHAFSQSVMRGHETGLINDRLLDFVQNNARKLNAAIDASCNLHFEYFGLRTLYDRYLLRHPHLRWVIETPQQFFMRIACALSEDASEAIDLYTTMANLEYIPSSPTLFNSGTRHEQLSSCFLLDSPEDTLASIYAKYGDIAQLSKFSGGIGVSFSRVRASGSLIRSTNGHSNGVVPFLRTLDASVAAVNQGGKRKGAACVYLEPWHADIEAFLELRDNTGDEARRTHNLNLANWVPDLFMRRVEEDAVWSLFDPRVTPEFVDLFGDDFERAYVQAESLGKFAKQLPARELYARMMRTLAQTGNGWMTFKDHCNRKSNQTAKAGNVIHLSNLCTEILEVTSSAETAVCNLGSINLSRHFDGDGAFDFVKLGETVQQAIRQLDRVIDLNFYPIESARRGNLRWRPVGLGVMGLQDVFFRLRLPFDSDKARALSARISETIYFHALSTSCELAIERGAHPNFNETRAASGELQFDAWGVVPNEIECWDALRDRIKTHGLRNSLLIAIAPTATIASIAGCYECVEPQTSNLFKRETLSGDFLQVNRYLVDELKKLGLWTSEMRDAIKHAEGSIQSIQSIPQLLRDIYRTTWEVPMRGLIDMAADRGAFIDQSASLNLFMENPNIGAMSSMYMYAWKRGVKTTYYLRSRPATRIAKTTLSAATTDQAALACSLENPETCEACQ; translated from the coding sequence ATGACACACAGCAGCGATATCGCCGTATTGGCGCCCGATACCCAAGAACCCACAGCATTTGATTTGACGCCCCCTCCGACGGGCGCCAGCATGCGCGTGCGCAAACGCAATGGCCAATCGGAATTGGTGGATCTCAACAAGATTGTTCGCGCCATCACGCGCGCAGCCGATGGCTTACATGCCATTGATCCGATGCGCGTGGCGACGCGCACGATTTCCGGTTTGTATGACGGTGCGACCACACGCGAGTTGGATGAATTGTCTATTCGAACGGCAGCGTCATTGACAGGCGAAGAGCCGGAGTACGGCAAGCTTGCAGCGCGACTGTTGACCGAGGTGATTGAGAAGGAAGTCGCGAGCCAAGAGATTCATGCGTTCTCGCAATCGGTGATGCGTGGACACGAGACGGGTTTGATCAATGATCGCCTGCTGGATTTTGTACAGAACAATGCGCGCAAGTTAAATGCAGCAATCGATGCATCCTGCAACTTGCACTTCGAGTACTTCGGCTTGCGCACCCTATACGACCGCTATTTGTTGCGCCACCCGCATTTGCGATGGGTGATTGAAACGCCGCAGCAGTTCTTTATGCGCATCGCGTGTGCTTTGAGTGAGGACGCTAGCGAGGCGATTGATCTGTACACAACGATGGCGAACCTGGAGTACATCCCGAGCTCGCCCACCTTGTTCAACAGCGGGACGCGTCACGAGCAATTGTCGAGCTGCTTTCTCTTGGATTCTCCAGAAGACACGCTGGCGTCAATCTACGCGAAGTATGGCGATATCGCGCAATTGTCCAAGTTCAGTGGCGGGATTGGTGTCTCGTTTTCACGCGTGCGCGCGAGTGGCTCTTTGATTCGTTCGACGAACGGGCATTCGAACGGTGTCGTACCGTTTTTGCGAACATTGGATGCATCCGTCGCCGCTGTAAATCAAGGCGGCAAGCGTAAGGGTGCGGCGTGCGTCTATTTGGAACCTTGGCACGCCGACATAGAGGCGTTCTTGGAGTTGCGCGACAACACGGGTGATGAAGCGCGACGCACACACAACTTGAATCTTGCCAATTGGGTGCCGGATCTGTTCATGCGTCGTGTTGAAGAAGATGCCGTGTGGTCCCTCTTTGATCCACGCGTCACACCGGAGTTTGTGGATCTCTTCGGTGATGACTTTGAACGCGCTTACGTCCAGGCGGAAAGTCTTGGCAAATTTGCAAAACAGTTGCCGGCTCGCGAACTCTATGCGCGCATGATGCGAACGCTGGCACAGACCGGCAATGGCTGGATGACGTTCAAAGATCATTGCAATCGCAAGAGCAACCAAACGGCCAAAGCAGGCAACGTCATTCACCTCTCGAACTTGTGCACCGAGATCTTGGAGGTCACGTCTTCTGCCGAGACGGCGGTGTGCAATTTGGGGTCTATCAATCTATCCCGCCACTTTGATGGAGACGGTGCGTTTGATTTTGTGAAGCTGGGTGAAACAGTGCAGCAAGCGATTCGCCAGCTTGATCGGGTGATCGACCTCAACTTCTATCCGATAGAGTCCGCGCGTCGCGGCAATCTGCGCTGGCGTCCGGTGGGGCTGGGGGTGATGGGCTTGCAGGACGTGTTCTTCAGGCTCCGATTGCCATTTGACTCCGACAAAGCACGTGCGCTTTCCGCGCGTATTTCCGAAACAATTTATTTCCACGCCCTCTCCACGTCGTGTGAATTGGCGATCGAGCGAGGTGCGCATCCCAACTTCAATGAGACTCGCGCCGCTTCAGGCGAACTGCAGTTTGATGCCTGGGGTGTCGTGCCGAATGAGATCGAATGCTGGGATGCACTGCGCGACAGAATCAAGACGCACGGCTTGCGCAACTCTTTGCTGATTGCAATCGCACCGACAGCTACGATCGCGTCGATTGCAGGGTGCTACGAATGCGTTGAACCGCAGACCAGCAATCTTTTCAAGCGCGAAACGCTCTCCGGCGACTTTCTGCAAGTCAATCGCTACTTGGTCGACGAATTGAAGAAGCTCGGCCTTTGGACGTCTGAAATGCGCGATGCGATCAAGCACGCAGAAGGTTCGATACAAAGCATTCAGTCAATCCCCCAACTGCTTCGCGATATCTACCGCACCACGTGGGAGGTGCCAATGCGTGGCCTCATCGACATGGCAGCAGACCGCGGTGCCTTTATCGATCAATCGGCGTCTCTGAATCTCTTTATGGAGAATCCGAACATCGGTGCAATGTCTTCGATGTACATGTACGCATGGAAGCGTGGCGTCAAAACCACCTACTACTTGCGCTCGCGACCCGCCACGCGCATCGCCAAAACGACCCTGAGCGCTGCAACGACTGATCAAGCCGCACTGGCCTGCTCACTTGAAAACCCGGAAACCTGCGAGGCCTGCCAATGA
- the pyrE gene encoding orotate phosphoribosyltransferase, giving the protein MNRALSANQRTFLELAMRMDALRFGAFTLKSGRNSPYFFNAGQFNTGASLAALAGCYAEALSEAGADFDMLFGPAYKGIPLATAVACEFARRGRDLEVAFNRKEAKTHGEGGTLMGASVAGKRVLIVDDVITAGTAIREAIGHIEAAGGVVAGVVIALDRQEILSEDNRVSAVNSVKASTGVPVIAVATLTNLLHFAEDNTHLKQHHDALLAYRSSYGSN; this is encoded by the coding sequence ATGAATCGGGCGCTTTCAGCCAACCAACGCACCTTTCTCGAGCTCGCAATGCGCATGGACGCCTTGCGTTTCGGCGCGTTCACATTGAAGTCCGGGCGCAATAGTCCGTACTTCTTTAATGCTGGGCAGTTCAACACGGGGGCCTCACTGGCGGCGCTGGCCGGTTGCTATGCCGAAGCCTTGTCTGAGGCGGGCGCGGACTTCGACATGCTGTTTGGCCCCGCCTATAAAGGCATTCCGCTGGCGACTGCCGTGGCCTGCGAATTTGCACGCCGTGGACGCGACTTGGAAGTGGCATTCAATCGCAAAGAAGCCAAGACCCATGGCGAAGGCGGCACCTTGATGGGTGCCTCGGTCGCGGGAAAGCGCGTATTGATTGTCGATGACGTCATCACGGCCGGCACCGCTATCCGCGAAGCGATCGGCCATATCGAAGCAGCGGGTGGCGTGGTCGCCGGCGTGGTCATCGCCTTGGACCGCCAAGAAATTCTGAGCGAAGATAATCGCGTCTCCGCCGTGAACTCGGTAAAGGCCAGTACCGGTGTTCCTGTGATTGCCGTCGCGACTTTGACCAATCTGCTTCATTTTGCTGAAGACAACACCCATTTAAAGCAACACCACGATGCCTTGCTGGCGTATCGTTCGAGTTATGGCAGCAACTGA
- a CDS encoding exodeoxyribonuclease III: protein MRILSFNANGLRSAASKGFFDWFHTQDIDVMAVQETKAQAHQLTDALFNPEGYHVHFRDSTVKKGYSGVALYSRREPDSVLTAMNRPDFDEEGRYIEARFGNLSVVSFYIPSGSSGEVRQGVKEDVMAWLAPHLDEWLASGRDYVLCGDWNIVRSEKDIKNWKSNQKNSGCLPHERAWLNSRIADTHGDGSAQPEHGWHDSFRVARPDDVEYSWWSQRGGSRGKDVGWRIDYQLLTPGLAERVKHAQHFREPYFSDHAPYLLELDWNENT from the coding sequence ATGCGCATCTTGAGTTTTAACGCCAACGGCCTGCGCTCTGCAGCCAGCAAAGGTTTCTTCGACTGGTTCCACACGCAAGACATCGATGTCATGGCGGTGCAGGAAACCAAAGCGCAAGCCCACCAGCTCACCGATGCCTTGTTTAACCCCGAGGGTTACCACGTCCACTTCCGCGATTCGACCGTGAAGAAGGGCTATAGCGGCGTCGCGCTTTACTCACGACGCGAACCCGACAGCGTGCTGACTGCGATGAATCGCCCGGACTTCGATGAAGAAGGCCGATATATCGAAGCGCGCTTCGGCAATTTGAGTGTGGTGTCTTTCTATATTCCTTCGGGCAGCTCGGGTGAAGTGCGTCAGGGCGTGAAAGAAGATGTCATGGCCTGGTTGGCACCGCATCTGGACGAATGGTTGGCCAGCGGACGCGACTATGTGCTGTGCGGCGACTGGAATATTGTCCGCTCTGAGAAGGACATCAAGAATTGGAAAAGCAATCAAAAGAATTCCGGTTGCTTGCCGCATGAGCGTGCTTGGTTGAACAGTCGCATTGCAGACACGCATGGCGATGGCAGTGCGCAACCAGAACACGGCTGGCACGACAGCTTCCGCGTGGCGCGTCCTGACGACGTCGAGTACAGCTGGTGGAGTCAACGCGGTGGATCGCGCGGCAAAGATGTCGGTTGGCGCATTGACTATCAGTTGCTCACGCCGGGCCTTGCCGAACGCGTCAAACATGCACAACACTTTCGTGAGCCATATTTCTCGGATCACGCGCCTTATCTCCTGGAACTCGACTGGAACGAAAACACATGA
- a CDS encoding MFS transporter, with the protein MSTTTPEKKRKPSVWKSFTGPKAWTMFFFGFSSGLPFLLVAGTLAMWLKDNNIVLKEITMIASAGMLYAFKFVWAPLLDHTGLPAFSKLGRRRGWLLFAQLGVVAGLILMALVTPTHLATFIWVTVAVAFFGATQDIAVDAYRIEIAPVEEQGALVATYSLGYRIGLIMAGAFALIMADHISWPTVYYAMAALMLVPIVATVLSKEPEAHRALPQAWGDAMRLAIVDPFADFFRRYGWALALTILAFILLFKIPEQATIGGIMSPFYREMGFSKTEIGSITKLWGVWVGILGVFFGGAMVARWGAWKSLGAMTIICGACNLLYLFLIVHKGDLMVLTLVISAENLTLGMLGPPTVAFLSALVNKEHTATQYALLSSLVNLPGKVLGFFAGGIVMSTGYGMYFVITVMALIPAAMLWVYLTPRLRERVVDAGA; encoded by the coding sequence ATGAGCACAACCACACCGGAAAAAAAGCGTAAGCCCTCGGTGTGGAAATCGTTTACCGGCCCTAAGGCTTGGACGATGTTCTTCTTTGGATTCTCTTCAGGCCTGCCGTTCTTGCTGGTGGCGGGCACCTTGGCCATGTGGCTCAAAGACAACAACATTGTCTTGAAAGAAATCACCATGATTGCGAGCGCGGGCATGTTGTATGCCTTCAAGTTTGTGTGGGCGCCCTTGCTCGATCACACCGGCTTGCCTGCGTTCTCAAAACTCGGACGCCGACGGGGCTGGTTGCTCTTCGCGCAATTGGGTGTCGTGGCAGGCTTGATATTGATGGCGCTTGTGACACCGACGCACCTGGCCACATTCATTTGGGTGACGGTGGCCGTGGCGTTCTTTGGCGCGACGCAAGACATTGCCGTCGACGCGTATCGCATCGAGATTGCGCCGGTGGAAGAACAGGGCGCTTTGGTCGCGACGTATTCCTTGGGGTATCGAATTGGTCTGATCATGGCGGGCGCGTTTGCCTTGATCATGGCCGATCATATTTCTTGGCCCACGGTGTACTACGCAATGGCCGCCTTGATGTTGGTGCCGATTGTGGCCACCGTGCTTTCGAAAGAACCCGAAGCCCATCGCGCGCTGCCGCAGGCATGGGGTGATGCCATGCGCCTCGCCATTGTCGACCCGTTTGCGGATTTCTTTCGACGCTACGGCTGGGCCTTGGCGCTGACGATTCTCGCTTTCATCTTGCTCTTCAAGATTCCCGAGCAAGCCACGATCGGCGGCATCATGAGCCCGTTCTATCGCGAGATGGGTTTCAGCAAAACCGAGATCGGTTCGATCACCAAGTTGTGGGGCGTGTGGGTCGGCATCTTGGGTGTGTTCTTTGGCGGTGCGATGGTCGCGCGTTGGGGCGCATGGAAATCACTCGGCGCAATGACCATCATTTGCGGCGCCTGCAACTTGCTGTACTTGTTCCTGATCGTGCACAAGGGCGACCTGATGGTGCTCACGCTGGTGATCTCGGCCGAGAATCTGACGCTCGGTATGTTGGGTCCACCGACCGTGGCGTTCTTGTCCGCACTGGTGAACAAGGAGCACACGGCCACGCAGTACGCCCTTTTGAGTTCGTTGGTGAACTTGCCGGGTAAGGTGCTGGGCTTCTTTGCCGGCGGCATAGTGATGAGCACCGGTTACGGCATGTACTTCGTCATCACGGTGATGGCGTTGATTCCCGCTGCGATGTTGTGGGTGTATCTGACACCGCGATTGCGCGAGCGTGTGGTCGACGCCGGCGCATAA
- a CDS encoding erythromycin esterase family protein: MKLLISVVVPLLVLSNSAGVGSNTASAQQQIPEKLCSAKVVFLGEASHGGGETIRAKVDMTQALIDQCHFNQVAFESQMYDFTALHSPHITVNALRNAIGGLWSTTGETDALFERLVGMANRNEIRVQGIDGQLGSSTSRYAQAQFAADLTAGMPRDRAKTCSDLTNRLTQWSFDETHPKDDQFDKDLKHCAEAFVAHAKQSGAPEQIALAKNFDRFLSFSNDNYVNDRDMLMFENLQRMIKPNTKTVVWTANIHAAREAVADVHPLASHFGPTHDVVSVGFTAIDGAYCMPPCKSQKVLAPASAESLERYVTGLGKRSQLFDLKTDAAATSRPSKLLDYSKETTEQWSRLFDYVFVLPKERAPNHVRSASPLPE; the protein is encoded by the coding sequence ATGAAGCTTTTGATTTCAGTAGTCGTACCCTTGCTCGTGCTCTCCAATTCGGCGGGCGTCGGGTCAAACACCGCAAGTGCGCAGCAGCAGATTCCTGAGAAACTATGTTCGGCCAAAGTCGTGTTTCTCGGCGAAGCCTCGCATGGCGGCGGCGAAACCATTCGCGCCAAGGTCGACATGACACAGGCACTGATTGATCAATGCCACTTCAATCAAGTCGCCTTTGAAAGCCAGATGTATGACTTCACTGCACTGCATTCGCCGCACATCACGGTCAACGCACTCAGAAATGCCATTGGCGGCCTTTGGTCGACCACCGGAGAAACTGATGCCTTGTTCGAGCGCCTTGTGGGCATGGCGAACCGCAATGAAATTCGTGTGCAAGGGATTGATGGACAGCTTGGCAGTTCGACATCGCGTTACGCACAAGCGCAGTTCGCCGCGGATTTGACTGCGGGTATGCCGCGAGATCGGGCAAAGACGTGTTCGGATTTGACCAATCGACTCACACAGTGGTCATTCGATGAAACGCACCCCAAAGATGACCAATTCGACAAAGATTTAAAGCACTGCGCAGAGGCATTCGTCGCACACGCGAAGCAAAGCGGTGCACCGGAACAGATCGCACTTGCGAAAAATTTCGATCGCTTCTTGTCGTTCTCAAACGACAACTATGTGAATGATCGCGACATGCTGATGTTCGAGAACTTGCAGCGCATGATCAAGCCCAATACGAAGACGGTCGTGTGGACGGCCAACATCCATGCGGCGCGCGAAGCCGTCGCAGACGTTCACCCCTTGGCAAGCCACTTCGGCCCAACCCATGATGTGGTGAGCGTCGGATTCACGGCCATCGACGGCGCGTACTGCATGCCGCCGTGCAAGAGTCAGAAGGTCTTGGCACCTGCGTCAGCCGAGAGCTTGGAGCGCTACGTCACCGGCCTCGGCAAACGGTCGCAACTGTTCGACCTTAAAACGGACGCCGCTGCCACGTCGCGCCCGAGCAAGCTCTTGGACTATTCAAAAGAAACGACTGAGCAATGGTCGCGGTTGTTCGACTATGTGTTTGTGCTGCCGAAAGAACGCGCGCCCAATCACGTGCGTTCGGCGAGCCCGCTTCCGGAGTAA